The Methanobacteriaceae archaeon genome contains a region encoding:
- a CDS encoding PLP-dependent aminotransferase family protein, with amino-acid sequence MNYPFARRMNNIPRSFVRETLKVTEDPDMISFAGGLPNPLTFPVEEIKKATSKVLDEEGDKVLQYSTTEGYGPLRELIAQRYHKQGLEVGADDILITNGSQQCLDLVGKIFIDRGDGVIMERPTYLAAIQAFGLYEPDFHSVALLEDGADTKVLRELLESEDIKMFYSVTSFQNPTGISYSKEKRREVAEILEENNTILVEDNPYGDIRFMGEELPPIKSQLADSILFGTFSKIVSPGMRMGWIVAPPEIMDKLVTAKQASVLHSNYFTQRVVHQYLSDNDVDSHIQKIRQLYKSQRDQMVDCIKEFLPSGVEHTEPEGGMFLWVTLPDGMSSLELFEIALEEKVAFVPGEAFYTDNPETNTLRLNFSNCSEDEIVEGMKRLGRAIEKMKNS; translated from the coding sequence ATGAATTACCCTTTTGCCCGTCGCATGAATAACATACCCCGATCCTTTGTCAGAGAGACTCTGAAGGTTACCGAAGACCCGGATATGATCTCCTTTGCTGGAGGCCTGCCCAACCCCTTAACCTTCCCTGTAGAGGAGATTAAAAAGGCCACTTCCAAGGTTTTAGATGAGGAGGGAGATAAGGTCCTCCAGTACAGCACCACCGAGGGTTATGGCCCTTTAAGAGAACTCATAGCCCAGCGATACCACAAACAGGGCTTAGAGGTGGGTGCTGATGATATCCTGATCACCAATGGATCCCAGCAGTGCCTGGACTTGGTGGGAAAAATTTTCATAGACCGTGGTGATGGGGTGATAATGGAAAGACCCACCTATCTAGCGGCAATACAGGCTTTTGGTCTATACGAACCAGATTTCCATTCTGTTGCTCTACTTGAGGATGGAGCCGACACCAAGGTATTGAGGGAATTGCTTGAATCTGAAGATATTAAAATGTTCTACAGTGTAACCAGTTTCCAGAACCCCACTGGTATAAGCTATTCCAAGGAGAAAAGACGGGAAGTTGCTGAAATCTTAGAGGAAAACAACACCATCCTGGTTGAGGACAATCCTTACGGTGATATTCGCTTCATGGGTGAAGAACTGCCCCCTATTAAATCTCAACTAGCAGACTCCATACTTTTCGGGACATTCTCCAAAATCGTTTCTCCTGGGATGAGGATGGGGTGGATTGTAGCTCCTCCAGAGATTATGGATAAACTGGTAACTGCTAAACAGGCTTCAGTCCTCCACTCTAACTATTTCACCCAGAGGGTGGTTCATCAGTATCTCTCTGACAACGATGTTGACAGCCATATTCAGAAGATAAGGCAGCTTTACAAGTCACAGAGAGACCAGATGGTGGATTGCATCAAAGAATTCCTGCCCAGTGGGGTTGAACACACAGAACCCGAGGGAGGGATGTTCCTCTGGGTCACCCTACCTGATGGTATGTCCTCCCTGGAGTTGTTTGAAATAGCTCTTGAAGAAAAAGTGGCTTTTGTTCCAGGTGAGGCTTTCTACACCGATAATCCTGAAACTAATACCCTGAGATTGAATTTTTCCAACTGCAGTGAGGATGAAATCGTAGAGGGAATGAAGAGGCTGGGAAGAGCTATTGAAAAAATGAAAAATTCATGA
- a CDS encoding epoxyqueuosine reductase, translating to MKSKEPLTLKNQIRNRCHELGISMVGFAPVDRWENPPDKLPQQFQNWIPSDFWPQSIYPEARTVIVIGLPVQLPIVETAPSIYYHEHYRTINILLDVKAYEIANYLTGKGYPSISLPRDGYGDIEVLLEKPLSFFSHKHAAYLAGLGSFGLNNILLTPKFGPRVRFTSIFTTANIEADPIPGDDLCTRCLSCADSCPVKAIQNKTSPGKVDLSKGETILLEDELAAVNDFPPLINKMKCARRIRKLRKQYSSPCGICIKVCPVGDDRGVFNRGDSSMYTHKEGFEKYHDAWKHVRRYGSKKP from the coding sequence ATGAAATCAAAAGAACCCCTAACTCTTAAAAACCAAATCAGAAATAGATGTCATGAATTGGGAATATCTATGGTGGGTTTCGCCCCAGTGGACAGGTGGGAGAATCCACCAGATAAACTTCCACAACAATTTCAAAACTGGATCCCCTCTGATTTCTGGCCACAATCCATCTATCCAGAAGCCAGAACCGTGATTGTGATTGGTTTACCTGTGCAACTTCCCATTGTAGAAACAGCACCCTCCATCTATTATCATGAACATTACCGAACAATTAACATCCTTCTGGATGTGAAAGCATATGAAATTGCCAATTACCTTACTGGGAAAGGCTATCCTTCCATTAGTCTACCAAGAGATGGTTACGGTGACATAGAAGTACTACTGGAAAAACCCTTATCATTTTTCTCCCATAAACATGCCGCATACCTGGCGGGTTTAGGATCATTTGGGCTGAATAACATCCTTCTCACCCCAAAATTCGGCCCCAGGGTGCGTTTTACATCCATATTCACCACAGCCAACATAGAGGCTGATCCCATCCCTGGAGACGACTTGTGCACCAGATGCCTTTCCTGTGCAGATTCATGTCCAGTGAAAGCCATACAAAATAAAACATCACCAGGGAAAGTAGATCTATCTAAAGGTGAAACCATACTCCTGGAAGATGAATTGGCAGCAGTGAATGATTTCCCACCTCTGATAAATAAGATGAAGTGCGCCAGGCGCATCAGAAAACTCAGAAAACAGTACTCCTCACCGTGTGGTATCTGTATTAAAGTCTGCCCGGTGGGTGACGATCGTGGTGTGTTTAATCGTGGAGATTCATCCATGTACACCCATAAAGAAGGTTTTGAGAAATATCATGATGCCTGGAAACATGTGCGCAGGTATGGTAGTAAAAAACCATAA